Below is a window of Humulus lupulus chromosome 2, drHumLupu1.1, whole genome shotgun sequence DNA.
TGATTGGCGGCGCATGTCCACTGATATTGTCCCACAGTCTAGAACCAGGTAGAcgtactaaattcagattttcaataATGTTCTCCTTTAATTTTCAATACACTCACAATAAAGATTTCTTGGTTTCAGCGGAGATTGCGGTGTATTCGCCATCAAACACTTGGAGTTCATTCTTGGAGACATTCCCTTATCATATGCCATCGAGGACAACATTCAGTACTTCAGGGATAAATTATGCATCGACATTTTTTATGAGAATGTGTACCCTTGATGTTAGAACATTTATTTTGATTTCGATGACACACAATAGTATATTTCTCCTTAGTATTGTATATAAAAAATGTCGTTTCGATTAACAAagtccattaatacacaaatataaagagtaacaaagtccattaatacacaaataaaaagagtaacaaagtccatcaatacacaaataaaaagagtaACAAAGACCATTAGTACCCAAATAAAAAGTTTAACATTGATGCCATAAATTTCAAACACGAACTTTACAAGTTGCCCTATTATGGCCTAGACCTCCACAAGTGCTGCACTTGCGTGGAACAACCAATTTATCTCCATTGGAAGGATGGCGTTTTGTCTTAGgcctaccttgtttcttctttggacgaccaacCGGGTTTTTCTGCGCAGGTGTTCTCACTGTTATTGTCATAATGTCATGTGGAACAATCCACTCTTCCTCGTTACCAGTAGGATATATAGATTCTGTGTAAGAGGACCTCCATGTCTCAATTTTATAGTAATCTGAACACAACGAATAAAAGTTCACCCCTCGCTTAAGGGATCCAGATAGTGCATGAGCACATGGGATACCAATAATCTGAAACACGCCGCATGTGCATGTCTTATTCAGGAGGTCGACTTCACCATTCAGCTCACCATCTAACACATGGAACTCATGCCTCCCTATTGCAAAGGAATCAAGAATCGAGCTTTCTCAGCCATATCCACCAAATTTTTCTCATAGGTCGGTGCAAGAGTGGTAGTTGTCTTCTCGCTAGTTTCTCTCCTATTACAGAACCAGGACTGTAGTGTGAAGCGAATAAATTCGACGAATGTAGTTATCGGAAAGCTCCTAGCATCCCGGGTcttattgttgaaactttcagcgtaattgcttgtcattatattatacCTAGTATCCAGGAAAACTAAAATTTAATAGTAACATACATTTAGaagatttcaaaaattaaaatacaattgacaatgacatacctatttccaggaaagtaagcacgggACCACTTATCAAAACCCATTCCTTCTAGGTATTGAGCAATGGCTGGGTCTTTTGATTTAATTTGTTCGAAGTTAGCGTGGAACTCGAATTTCCTAAAAGCATATGCCGCATTATACATCAACACATGACAATGAtcagtcttgaatttagcaaccacattcatactaatgtggtggtagcaagcACCGTGATAGGCATCGGGGAAAATAGTTTCCAAGGCATGTGTAATACTTGCATGCCTGTCAGATACAAACGCCAGGTCCTCGACTTCCCCAATCGCTTCTTTTAGCTttgacatgaaatacttccaagaatcatGATTCTCACTATCCACAATACCAAATGCAACTGGATATAGATGGTTTTTTGCATCCAGTGCGACTGCACATAACATCAGCCCACCGTATTTTGTCTTTAAAAAGGTACCGTCCACACATAACACAGGACGACATGTACGAAACCCTCTTCTACTAACTCCGAGTGAGAAAAAGCAATATTTGAATCGATCTTCCTCAGTGACAAAATCTGTCAACGTCCCGGGATTTTTCTGTTGAAGCATGAACAAGTACGATGGTAACTTCTGGTAGGATGCTTccagtgtccctctgacataagaAAAAGCCTTCTCTCGGcatctccaagcttttccatatgacaactcaatgtcataatcattcttaatgtcctctcttatgttgtttgccatgtacgcattcgatccagtctgatattttttctttatgcaatgaccaataacccaaggtgcagcttggcgatggcctttatgtcggaggtcaagtgagcaagtgtgtttgttggtgaaacgagttatctcgaacatatcaaatttaggaattctcttccccctcaatctccacccacaatcaggatccttgcaagtgATATACCAAACTTCAGTACCTGACTTCTTCACTACAAACTCGAAGTTCTGCTTCATTGCATACAAGTGTGCCTTCGTCTTCAACTCTAACTTGTTCTAAAAAACTTTCCCAACTTCTATTACTCCACAACTCACCCCAGATAACGTGGGGATAACATAAGAGGGGCATGGGATATCTTCAGCAGTATAcgctggagaactccatctatttcCATCATCTTGTGTAGTTGGACGACTGCTCTCTGATCCAGCAGTCCTCTGTCCTTGGCTTTCTTGACGACTTGGCAATGGTCGTACATTTAAATTATCTACTTGAACCACATGTAGCATCGACAACTGATCCTCTGAGTTATCATCAGAACTACTGCACCCCTCaactctttcatcatcatcaccaaaaagggcaactggatcgtcattgacataaggcTCATACTCATACCCATCATCATGCGGGAGATTTGTTGGGGGAAAAAAAGTTTCATTATGACTAGGACCTCCCATGCATACACTTGGCCCAGTAGCTGTTTGTGGAATAGCCGTGCATGATTGATTATGATTTTCCATATTAACActcgctctaggagatggatcaataagagcaatgttctttgcaatcgaactaacgcataaaggaacccgatgttttaaggactttgaattttcaagaataagagcactaactccttcatcatctgtgatttcaatgggatctacactaaaatcattgcatgtaaacgacacttccaactttaagtcaaacaaaaacctatccactttcaactttgaatacaacttctccaatagttctatgtaaccaacatcaattggtacatgtattatagtgttcgaaccagctttgaaattccatttttctcctttctgttcccaaacaccgttgtaagaaacaattatattaactctggaacctgcaaatttacaaaaaaaaaacataagaaaattataaaaataaagtgtaatcTATGAAGAATCGATGGTAAATCGATGCCTATGAAAATCTGTATTGTAGTTCaaaatcgatgccacatcgatgacatttcgatgcatcatcgatgctgatggttgccaTTTCGATGCGATACCATTTCGATGCCTTACCGACGCTGaaccaaataaacatatatggcatcgattcaacatcgataCCACCATCGATACATCATCGATACCAAcatcaaaattatatattttcctCAGTATCGATATAATATCGATGGTGTATCGAAATGCCATCGATGTCATATATGGCATCGATGGCATTTCGATACaccatcgatattacatcgaCACTAACGTCGAAATTTGCCTCAGTATCGATATGGAATCGATGTAGAATTGATGTGGcatcgatgctgatggttgccCTATGTATGCGATTCAAtttcgatgtaatatcgatgccacatcgatgccatatcgacgctgaaccaaatcaacatatatgacATCGATGCAACATCAATACaccatcgatattacatcgaaaATATCATCTAATTTAGATGTTCGCATTAGCATCGACATGGAATCGATGGGgaatcgatggagcatcgatgtACTATCGATTTTGGAAATCTCAGATCCGATCCGAAGAACAGTTCAAAAGTTGTAGAAAAAAATACAAACTCAACTGCGGAACAGTTCAAATCTAATATCTAACTATGGCATTTCATATTCATAAGTAAATTAATGAAATGATacttacccatgattttttctcttaaaaacgCCAATAAACTTCCAATCCGTTCCACCTTTGAACTGTGAAAAAATGGTGAGGgatgagagaaagagatagagagagtgaGGAGGGGAGGAGGGTATTTGTGTCCAAAATATAAGAGGGGGCATAATATGGGGAGAATTTTTAtgttgtcatttaaaaaaaattaaatatattatgatGCATAAAGGGTAAAATTTCCCTTATAATATAACTTATAAATGATTGTGAGTTTGTATACACAGATGTATGTATGGATAATCGACTTTGgagggtttatatatatatatatatatatatttatacatatttatatattttggataatttttcaataggggcttcactttaagccctaccagtaggactctcagtgtttttttacccgtaaacagttttcggtgcgacttttttttatgaccgtgtatattgtagttatttagagcatcctgcaaattttcagaaaattccaaatagtttacagtaccaaaaattaggttcaaatatgttgttttccacgcgcataaaaaaaaaattagtcacgcgtgcaacaacatgtttgaaactagttttcggtactgtaaactattcagaattttatgaaaatttgtaggatgctctaaatagctacaatatacacggtcataaaaaaaaatcacaccgaaaactgttcacgagttgtaaacactgagagccctaccggtagggcttaaagtgaagcccctataggataATTTTCATAATATTGTagctataggggcttcactttaagccctaccggtagggctctcagtgtttacaactcgTGAAAATTCTCCTataagggcttcactttaagccctaccggtagggctctcagtgtttctcaatCCGTTAATAGTTTTCGACGCGAttatttttatgaccgtgtatattgtagctatttagagcatcttccaaattttcagaaaatttcgaatagtttacagtaccaaaaactagtttcaaacatgttgctttctacgcacataaaaaaaattagtcactcgtgcaataacatatttgaacttgGTGTTCGgcattgtaaactattcggaattttctgaaaatttgcaggatgctctaaatagctacaatatacacggtcataaaaaaaaccgtgccgaaaactgttcaaggGTCGAGAACACTAAGAGCCCCACTGGTAAGGTTTAAAGTGAAGTCCCCATAAGAAAATtccccacatatatatatatatatataaatatgacaattcttctataggggcttcactttaagcccaatggtagggctctcagtgttttttgacccgtgaacagttttcggcgcaacttttttttttatgaccgtgtatattgtagctatttagagtatcctgcaaatttttagaaaattccgaatagtttacagtaccgaaaactatgttcaaacatgttgttttccactcgtataaaaaaaattagtcacgcatataacaacatgtttgaacctagttttcggtactgtaaactatttggaattttctgaaaaattgcaggatgctctaaatagctacaatatacatgttatacccagatttcgagctatgttaaatatgacctcgaaagttggattcataAACAAGTGGACTAATAAGGTtggaagtatgctccaggattaaatatcgagcctgtaAGGGACGGACGACCTCaaatatggtgacctcggagtattcatgatctcgaaaggtagctccggagacgcatccatcttcagggacgacctcggatcaggggtcccgagctcgacgcacatatgaTCTCgcaagccatgtgacctcgggagatgtctctagctcaggagctgacgagaaacctgggaagctaagggCTTAGAGATATATGATagctaccttgaatatctataagtgttgtaaatacgagatgtaatccttatttattactgtaaatcccctagaatcgtgggatattatttggtcagttatacgtcccctggtcttcaggggacgtttctttttatatctgattataggcatttaaagccattaattttattcacaaaaagagtaactacccaaaatatgtgtgtaacgccccaactccagggaccgttacggtgtgccttgtaaacagtgctaaactcgctaatcgagtcatttggccaaaatcgtgaactaagtatgattagcggtttagggattaaacattttggataagttgtaacgtttcactagaacgtttaatatatacattgggatcccgaaaataaagtttcagagtttattacagaaaatatatacaacaggccgttctaagcggcaaaacagggttcagccctagttcccctttaaacctcggccgtggcagacgagcagctgcatatgtacacgtcatcacctaagctctccaactcaaggatggtccaacttcctcttgcctttacctgcaccacgtagcacccgtgagccgaagcccagcaagaaaacataatatatcatgatacaatatcaacaataaccaaagTAACCATCCagaaccaacggtccatacagataggtgacaatagccaaaagtcacgatAGTGAGCAtcactccctctagccatgtgacgatagggtcaccagggctcaactgataagagattctttcataagcttggttaggacaggtgcaaggtgattagtcaccaacataaccttcctcacgactctagagtcgaaactatggacaacgtcccttagccatgtgacaaacagtcaccggggtcatataccttggctatagtcatctggttgtggaccaggcaagcgcttatagttctcattgaccttctggtcagtccggcattaataccccatatgagtcattcaatgccggtctcgattagatctaatctttaatcggcccggcgttcacaacgcactgccacttttgacccttgggtcggtaaaacgcgaccagtgctcagcccgtggtgaacctaactgataagtcacagcttcacagacggatctggcaccattgtcgattctgactaataagtcagcgccatacacaggtaagccatgccaccaacatataccacatgtccaatatccaataacaagtattcagcatgcttactcaacatatattagtacaattaggactatgcattaacacagaggcttaagctctgaacgatatcacacccagtatacaaagcatgtcctaatcacatgtttctcatgcatcatatgcaatatatccagcaatccaacatgcaccaataacagccatgcatgtcacatttaacagtcaaccaacatgcatcaagaatagccatgcatgtcatacataataatcaaccaacatgcatcataataaccatgcatgtcatacatattaaTCAACCGGCATAcaccaataataaccatgcatgtcccatatacacagggtgcaattttcttacctcaaagccgagctataacgattaaaagaacgacccttgagaacgatcaacttttagtcctttagcggtcacctagtcataaccaaatataaggtatcattaataaaaatgataactgagggttcccaaaccaaatcccagcccccgagacctcaaatactacccaaccgggtactaggtccaacctcgaggcctatggtttgaatccctaagctaaaaaccactttttagcaaaattggccttaagggccgcggcccccaaaagctgtgccgcggcacgcccccaaatAGAGAGgcccccatctgccagacgccaagggccgcggcacgcaaaagctgtgccgcggcacccagcccagttcagcctaAGCCCCACGCACGAACCAGATTTTCAACCCTGCATTTCccctctcaaaccagaccttcaaaccctctctaaacctcttccaaacatatagttgaacccccaaacaacatccttatctcactcacaccaaaccccaatcaaactaacaccaaaacccccttggattcacactttccacaacAAAACCCATGACTGAAAagttaaaacgaaaacagagcatagcttaagttcaatgatcaaaacttaccttaaaacttgtttgAACCTCCCTTACAAGCTGAACCAGGTCCCCAACCTAGCCTttaagttcctctagcttgaattaccaccaagaacacaaaaccatcAAAGGAGGAGTGAGGAAGATGAagcaaggagaaggtacgggaatgaaggaggcaaacccctgttttactctgtttgttctacagctttctaagccCCTTAAGTTACatatatccttccaaaaagaccaaaatacccttgtatcatcctaagccttttaaaccaactcaagggcaaaattggtacattccgctaaacccgttaattataattaacgcttcccaattcccgctaatcttaaaatcctcaaacaccaataattcacatcccgttaccctaaaatccccggtaacgctataatcaccAATAAcactccgagactcaccccgagccccgaactaaacccgttatgactagaccgaacacttgcatctcatgatcgtctcatgtcgacaagctcgaaccaatccaccttataatgtggctatattaattaatcaccatcacgcacccaaaatatacatttatgcccacagtggccaaattaccaaattgcccccataattaacatatgagcccatatgcatgcattcaccatcatacaATAATATAGTTCATGTAAACATGAATATAATcgttaaataccataataaatcaattatggccctcccggcctcctaatcaaggtcccagaccttattaggaaattcggggcattacaatgtgGGATAGTACtccgcagccttctctataaatagagaggccatgcaccattgtaaggaccaaaattctgaaccttgagagaaaactctgaagaattcatgcttaagaattttcagagataatcttgagtttaataacagagactcgtggactaggcagatttaactgctgaaccacgtaaaaatcgtgtgtttgtgttgttatattttaattagtcataatcagttattgtttacgtgctctcctttcactgattgacgaaaaacggcgtcaacagtttggtgttttcattgagagtcttaagcattcatccctgaagaagtcatggccactaacaatcagaacacacctgaggaaaattacccaagacgtcctggaaaacaaccaaggGAGAACCCGGATGtcgaagagagaagtgggtcctctgattctcggggaccacctcctccaccaagagatgaggatatgtactacaatcctgagcggtacgttcctattgtggaacttgaaaaccgacaactgaagcagctgttggcagaagccaacaaacggaatgaggagttgacaaggatggccacggaggcgcaggcggctcagcccccgccttcgcgcgaaaaccaagtccctcctccaagggacgtgcatgttcctccccggagaccccgcgggcgtccacgaaaggatgctgcctcAAGGaggctgtaacgccccaaactccagggaccgttacggtgtgccttgtaacagtgctaaactcgctaatcgagtcatttggccaaaaacgtgatctaggtatgattagcgatttagggatgaAACATTTTGGTTAGgttgtaacgtttcactagaacgtttaatatatacattgggatcccgaaaaataaagtttcagagtttattacagaaaatatttacaacaggccgttctaagcggcaaaacagggttcaatcctagttccactttaaacctcggccgtggcggacgagcatctgtatatgtacacgtcatcacctaagctctccaactcaaggatggtccagcttcctcttgcctttacctgcaccacgtagcacccgtgagccaaagcccagcaagaaaacacaataagcgtgacatagtctcaacaacgatcataataactattcaggactatcagtccaagcaaataggtgacaatagccaaaagtcacaataatgagcatcgctccttctagccatgtgacgatagggtcaccaggtcttaactgacaagtgatcctttcgtaagtttgattaggataggtgcatggtgaatggtcaccaacataaccttcctcccaaccctagagtcgtgctatgaacagcgtcccttggccatgtgacaaacagccaccggggtcatataccttggccataaacatctggtcatagaccaggcaagcgcttatagttctcattgaccttccggtcggtccagcattaataccccatatgagtcattcaatgccgacctcgattagatctaatctttaatcggcccggcgttcacaatgctttgccacttctgacccttgggtcggtaaaacgcgaccagtgctcagcccgtggtgaacttaactaatgagtcacagcttcacagacggatctgacaccattgtcgattctgactaataagtcagcgccatacacaggtaagccatgccaccaaacatatatcacatgtccaatatccatagacaaggtatttagcatgctttcTAACAGAtgccagtacaattaggaccatatacaatcacagaggctcaagctctgaacaatatcatacccagtatacaaagcaagtcctaaccacatgtttctcaagcatcatatgcaatatatccagcaatccaacatgcaccaataacagccatgcatgtcacgtataatagtcaaccaacatgcatcaagaatagccatgcatgtcatacataataatcaaccaacatgcatcattaataaccatgcatgtcacatatacacagggtgcagttttcttacctcagattcgagctaaaACGATTaagagaacgacccttgagaacgatcaacttttagtcatttagcggtcacctagtcataaccaaatataaggtatcatcaataaaaatgatcactgagggttcccaaaccaaaacccagcccccgagacaacaaatactactcaaccgggtactaggtccaaccccgaggcctatggtttgaatccccaagctaaaaaccacattttagaaaaattggccttaagggtcgcggccctcccctgctgcgctgcggtgcgccctcaaacagagagggctctccctctgtcagacgccaagggccacggcgctcccctgctgcgccgcggcgctcagcccagaccagCAACCGACCAaacacgaaccagtttttcccctgtgcgatatcttctcaaaccagtcctttaaaccttcataaaacctcatcctaacatacaattaaacccctagacaacacccataacctcccctcatcaaaacccaatcttataatccatcaaaacccctttgaatccaaacttctaacaagaatcaaaagctgaaaaccaaagcttgaaaacagAGCATCACCTGAAGTAAGTGACTAGAACTCACCTTGGAACCAGTTTGAACCTTCCTTAATAGCTAAACCAGGTCCTCAACTTCAGCCCTTTGAattcctagctcaaaacctcaagatggcctcaagaacaccaagggagaTAATGGAGAAAATTGTGTACGGGAAGGGAGAAGAAATGGCTCTGTTTTATTCTGTTCTTCTACAGCCCTCCTAAgttatatatatccttagggtcaaaagaccataatgcccctaagccaaataaacccctctaaaagcttccgagggtaaaaccgtcatttcccgtttatctcgttaattataattaacgctctataattcccgctattctcaatattcccaaataccaataaatcatatcccattaccctttaattcccggtaatgctctaatcatcaattccaccccgagactcaccccgagccccgaactaaacccgttatgactagaccgaacacttgcatctcatgatcgtctcatgtcgataagctcgaaccaatccaccttataatgtggctatattaattaatcacaatcatgcacccaaaatatacaattacgcccacagtggccaaattaccaaaataccctcacaataataaattctcccatatgcatgcatccaccatcatataataatataattcacgtaaacatgcatataatcattaaatactataataaatcaattatggccctcccggcctcctaatcaaggccctaaaccttattaggaaatttggggcattacagaggccgactcaacctctgGCACTAGCAAAGCCAtccgctcctcctaggccccagaggaatactcgagctcgggtcccgcctaaaccacctgtggaagtgcctgcaggagctgagaataaccgaacccctgcagaggctcggactcaggtacctaggagcgcaccgaatgcgactgacccatctcgggaaaattctggaccctttaggccgcgacaagggtggcagccaccgtcgcctatacggtttcctccgtcacccataagatatccttcgcccccccgcaggaatgctcaacctgttcgagatcaggatcaagggcatgcggaggaaagacaaggaaacagggagactttccaggagcggagaggcgctccatctgagaggagtcagacgtctcggtcttgcactgcggagacgaggcgacgtggaaagaatccatcgcggaataaccgagcaatgagtttcaccagtgatgagtccggagagaccaggtccatcagtaaacacgacccaggtcgtaagaatacttgaagtcgcaagaatcgtcccgacctacgaaatcatctaaatcagagtcgggggaatggagatcaaacaaatctggacctgagggatcgcttgaataggcgtagagatcccttgcagagatgcgagcctggaatcacgatcgaTGACAATCAATTCaagacagcacctcctactgacacagtccaagaaagaatcgattagctcgaaagagcctttaggcttttaaagaatgaacgaggaaatggtcgatatgaggactctgatgaggatctcgagccgtttgctcctcatatttccaacactaaatttcctcaggggtttcggattcctcacgtcccaacgtttgaaggaaaaa
It encodes the following:
- the LOC133815600 gene encoding uncharacterized protein LOC133815600; its protein translation is MKQNFEFVVKKSAWRCREKAFSYVRGTLEASYQKLPSYLFMLQQKNPGTLTDFVTEEDRFKYCFFSLGVSRRGFRTCRPVLCVDGTFLKTKYGGLMLCAVALDAKNHLYPVAFGIVDSENHDSWKYFMSKLKEAIGEVEDLAFVSDRHASITHALETIFPDAYHGACYHHISMNVVAKFKTDHCHVLMYNAAYAFRKFEFHANFEQIKSKDPAIAQYLEGMGFDKWSRAYFPGNRYNIMTSNYAESFNNKTRDARSFPITTFVEFIRFTLQSWFWRHEFHVLDGELNGEVDLLNKTCTCGVFQIIGIPCAHALSGSLKRGVNFYSLCSDYYKIETWRSSYTESIYPTGNEEEWIVPHDIMTITVRTPAQKNPVGRPKKKQGRPKTKRHPSNGDKLVVPRKCSTCGGLGHNRATCKVRV